One window of Gloeothece citriformis PCC 7424 genomic DNA carries:
- a CDS encoding MBL fold metallo-hydrolase, translating into MKLLFLGSGSAFTVGSNNFQSNLLLITEDNKKLLIDCGSDIRFSLHEIGLSYADITDIYISHLHSDHIGGLEYIGLCSKFDPRCEKPNLYVSKDIVSDLWDRSLSGGMRFVEGDIKNLNSFFEVYPLKNRGYFVWENVKFHVVKVTHINTGYFIMPTYGLFFELNNTKILLTTDTQLCLDMLEEYYTQADIIFHDCETSKFPTSVHAHYQELISLPPSIKQKMWLYGYQPGELPNAETDGFCGFVNKGQVFEF; encoded by the coding sequence ATGAAGTTACTTTTTTTAGGTTCAGGTTCAGCGTTTACCGTTGGGAGCAATAATTTTCAGTCTAATCTTCTTTTAATAACAGAAGACAATAAAAAACTTCTGATAGACTGCGGTTCAGATATTCGGTTTTCTCTTCACGAAATAGGATTATCTTATGCAGACATTACAGATATTTATATTAGTCATCTTCATTCCGATCATATTGGAGGGTTAGAATATATTGGTTTATGCAGTAAGTTTGATCCCCGATGTGAAAAACCTAATCTTTATGTAAGTAAAGACATTGTTAGCGATCTTTGGGATAGAAGTTTATCCGGCGGAATGCGTTTTGTAGAAGGCGATATTAAAAATTTAAATAGTTTTTTTGAAGTTTATCCTCTAAAAAATCGGGGTTATTTTGTCTGGGAAAATGTTAAATTTCATGTCGTGAAAGTTACCCATATTAATACGGGTTATTTTATTATGCCAACCTATGGCTTATTTTTTGAACTAAATAACACTAAAATTTTACTCACCACAGACACCCAATTATGTCTAGATATGTTGGAAGAGTATTACACCCAAGCTGATATTATTTTTCATGATTGTGAGACCTCAAAATTTCCCACCTCAGTTCATGCTCATTATCAAGAATTAATCTCTTTACCCCCATCTATTAAACAAAAAATGTGGCTTTATGGCTACCAACCGGGAGAATTACCGAATGCTGAAACCGATGGATTTTGTGGGTTTGTCAACAAAGGTCAAGTCTTTGAATTTTAA
- a CDS encoding DUF29 domain-containing protein, whose translation MSELNTYEQDFYQWTIEQAKAINERNWNSLDRENLKEEIEALGRSEYNAVVSLLVKEIEHLLKIDYVPIPDCKNKWTSEVIAFKKGIKRKISPSMKPKLELEFKEIYTDAKEIVEAEYTISLPEECPYNLNQLLS comes from the coding sequence ATGAGCGAATTGAATACTTATGAGCAAGACTTTTATCAATGGACGATAGAACAGGCCAAAGCAATAAATGAGCGCAACTGGAATAGTCTGGATAGGGAAAATTTGAAAGAGGAGATAGAAGCATTGGGACGTAGTGAATATAATGCAGTAGTAAGCTTGTTGGTTAAAGAGATAGAACATCTCTTAAAGATAGATTATGTTCCTATTCCTGACTGTAAAAATAAATGGACTTCTGAAGTGATTGCATTTAAGAAAGGCATCAAACGCAAAATTAGCCCCAGTATGAAACCCAAATTAGAGCTAGAATTCAAGGAAATATACACCGATGCCAAAGAAATTGTAGAAGCAGAATATACAATCAGTCTTCCTGAAGAATGTCCCTATAATCTCAATCAATTACTGAGTTAG
- a CDS encoding hemolysin XhlA family protein has translation MSQSPVTVTYTLEEILKQMNQKLDKLGEKVDHFTVEVATVKTKVESLENDVKELKSTQKNQIGSLIALSFTAVLGLLGTIATVAVRLFSQNFLS, from the coding sequence ATGAGTCAATCACCGGTAACAGTTACTTATACATTAGAAGAAATTTTAAAGCAGATGAACCAGAAGCTAGACAAGCTAGGGGAGAAAGTAGATCATTTTACTGTCGAAGTAGCAACGGTTAAAACTAAGGTTGAGTCTCTAGAGAATGACGTTAAAGAATTAAAAAGCACTCAAAAGAATCAAATTGGGTCATTAATTGCCTTGTCGTTTACAGCAGTATTAGGGTTGCTAGGAACAATTGCAACCGTCGCCGTTAGGCTATTTTCTCAAAATTTCTTAAGCTAA
- a CDS encoding HNH endonuclease yields the protein MCNQSILLKGSHIDHIKPLSKYPNLALETTNLQITSSDCNLSKHDTQ from the coding sequence ATCTGTAATCAATCAATCTTATTAAAAGGCTCACATATTGACCACATTAAACCACTGTCCAAATATCCTAACTTAGCTTTAGAGACCACTAATTTACAGATCACTTCTTCGGATTGCAATCTATCTAAACATGATACTCAATAA